The DNA region TCGGTAGTCTGCCACTCTGAACCTGGTGCTGCATTTGGGTCGTACAGTAGAGTACGATAACCAGGTTCCTCCTGGACAGAGAATAGTAGTAATTTTCCGTCCAGTATTCCGAATCGAAAGCCAATACATGAACTCCCTGTTAATGGAACTGGTACCATCTTCCATGAATTGTCCTCTGGAGTGAATATTGCTAGTTTCCGCTGGTTCTTCCACTCCATACAAAAGAGTTTCTTTTCCAGTACAGCGTGAGCAGTGACCATGACACAACCATTCTTCATTTCACACCAGGTGTGTCTCTCGGGGTTGTACACATCAACAAACTTTGAATTCCCAATTGTGAAGTTTGATCTTCCACCCATGACATACAGCTTTCCCTCAAACCCACATGCAAAGCAGCCCCACCTTGGGCGGCGAAGACTCTCTATCAGGGTCCATTTGTTAGTATCAGGGTTGTATACCTCCACACTAGATAGACTCTCACCGTCTATCCCACATCCTCCAACTACATAAACCATACCATTAACCTCTGCACAAGCAAAGTCGTACCGAGCCACATTCATCTTTGATAATTTACTCCAACTGCAattaccaaaacaaaaacaaaaaaaatatcacaaagCTAGCAAAAGAGACGGTAAAATAAAAGGTAAAGAAAAGAttggggtggggtgggggcTCTATAAAAGGTTTGCCTTTGAGAGGTcctaattaaaaaactaaatatcATTTATGGCAGTCGACATCTTATGGAGATGTTAAATCAACTCGAGTCCTAATACCAAATGAAAACCCCACACGAAATAACATAATTAAGCTGCAACTCATATAATGCAACAACAAAACCTGACCAAACCAACCCAAACCAGAGTAGTAAATTTGCTCCCACCCTACTCAATggcttaaaaattataaatcactTCGAGTAATGATACCCACACAACACTTTTAACAATACATTTTACAACTATGTTTTAAATAAGGGTATTTTTGTGAAGCGATGTTACTTTTATGAGACATTTTACAAAAACAtccatcattttaaaatatagttgtgtAAAGTATAGTGAAAAGTATTACGTTGTTATCCCTTTTCCGCTACATTTATTTTCAAGTGTTCTTAATGTTCAGGGCAGTAATTCAGAACcaatcattttcataattagTGCAATGGATTAGTTGATCAAACAGTCCAGATCTACTAATTCTTTCCAACAAAATTGCCAACTTTGGACTGTTTAAAAGAAAGCTAATTGCCAATAgtacttcaaaaaaataaaaaataaaaagagctcAAAACAACTCACAATAGAGATTATATTTCATATCCAGCATATATCACAACAAACCTTCAACTGACTTTGACAACTGATATGAATCTATAACCCTATCCAGTTTAAATAGATTAATCCCGTTAAATGCAATGGAAAACAGACCTGTTGAGGCAAGAATCATATTGGTAAACATCAGAGGAGGCAGAGGCAGTCTCATCAATCATGGAAAAGCCAGCCATGACAAGAAGCTTTCCATTAAAAACAACGACACCAAAGCTGGCTTTCACTGGACCAGGCATTGGTGGCAGAAGCCGGTGTTTATGGCCTAAACAATCCAGAACCTCCCAGTGACTTTCCTTCCCTTCAGAATCCATAGTTAATAAATAGAGCCATTCCTCTAGCACCCCAGCTAATTTCCGCACGATGATGAATTCTTTGCTTTGAATAAATGACCTCCACCTTTTGGAGACACCACCCATGGCTGGGAAGTTGGAACGAGGAACAAGTCCAAGGCAATACTTTGCCACATCATCAGGCAGCCCAGGGAGAATGGGGCTATCAAGATCAGTAACAACTTGAGAAGAAAAAAGTGGATTGTTTTCCGAACGAGCAGGTATATTTTGCTTGACAGACTTGGACATACACATATTTGATTCTGTAAATCTCTTCTTTCCACTCATAAATTCTGGCATAGTTTAAAGTGAGCGGGTTTACAGAATCCTGGAAGATATAGATGAATCTCGGGCTTAATCAACTATATCGCCCAAATGGTGTCTCAATATATTTGGTTTCCTGACGTTTAACTACAGAAATTCATGATATCCTTCACCTATTGGGATTCTACAAGACCAAGGCATAAAAGATGTTGCGGAACGAATCACTTGAGCAGTAAATGCCGAGGACTTTCCGTGTCTTGTCCAGTCTGATTCAAATTCCATGCCAGAAGTTTTGCTCTTACAGTGGTTTCTTCCTGTTACTATATGCACAATACTTTCTAAACCAACGTTCTCTCTTCCTCCACACATTGCCCAAATATCTACATATCATAGGAAAAAGTTATCGCAACCTATTCTTCAGAATGGATATTTAGTAGGGagtataataataatgaaaaaaaacaaCTGCTTCTATACAGAAAGTCAGAGTAAAAAGAAGATGGAAAAACACATACCAGACAAGGCCATAAAAGTCAGCAAGTCTTAACCCCCTGTGACCTCCATTTGATTCAATTTCAGGAAACCTGATCATATGAAAGAAGTCGATTCAAATATCACAAAAAACTCGAGCTTAAGAGCGTCAAAACGAAGTGATAAGACGTCTTTAACTGTATTCTACCCAAAACACATTAGAATACAAACTTccctaatttattgttaatgtcGTTTTCAAAGCGCAGGACCTACACGGGCCTACTAGTCGATAGCCAtgattgaaaacaaaaattacaaagaaaGAGAAGTTTTTCCTACAACTTCATGCGCTAAATAATGTGCATCACGTTCCATCGCCGATAACAAgaacgtattaatttatttaaagggGTAGACAACTGAATGGACACGAATAATCAATCCaaagactttttctttttcttttttctattaagAGAATTATGCACGCGTAAAATCCAATGACCACCCAGCCATGAGCCACCCACCATGCTCCAAGAAAAAGACCAAAAAGCGAATATGATAACACAAAAATGATTGATCTATACAACTGTAGCGCGCTGGGTATGCTATCACcgatcgattttttttttttttcagttgaaAAAGCATAACGTAGATCAAATCTAACATAACAGGTCAAAAATAACAGAACAAAAGCATAAATAACCGGATCCGAGGCAAATCGATTGCTTATAAGTTGTAGAATGAAAAAATGAAACAGAAGATAAATTCGAGGAATTAAAGCTGAACAACATAGGTGTCTGCAAGTAGTTGATAAGATAGAAAGTACAAATAAGTTTGTGAAGGATGGATAGAAGGGGTgcagggaaaagaaaaaagtcgTTTTTAAGTTTTTGCTCATTTAAGCTACTTTAAGCGCATGGGAACTAAAATAGCAAATGAGATGTTTGACATCGAAAGGAGCAAAAGTTGTACAACCACCAAATTATtcccaaaaaaatatcaaactcaCGAGttcatgtgaaaaaaaaaaacccatttttgATAACTTGCATACaagcacccaaaaaaaaaaaaaaaaaaaaaaaaaagacaaacttCATGATAAATTTTTGCCAGAACCACAAGTACAGGGGAGAACAAGCAAACAAATACAAGATctgatatcaaaaaaaaaaaatgttgaaaccAATCCGATCCAATAGAAAATATGGAAAACAAACCAAACAAATGAAAAACGTAAAAGAAGCATCTGAATCCGGCGAACAAATGTCGGTGGGTTTGAGATCAAAATATAGAATAGAGGTCAaatagagagacagagagaagagaaaaagagttAACAAAACTTACCAGAAAGAAAGACGATGAAAGAAATCCAATGAGAACGTTGGAATCGGGAGGATATATAGGCGGGTGGGGGATCGATGAGGTGGTCGCGAGCTTTAGATGGGAATTTATAGGACTCAGAATAGCAATAGGAGGATAGAATTGACAGAGTGCGACCACTctagagaaattttttttttttaaaaaagttaaaagtttgaGATAATCCCTCGAATGAACCAGCAAGGAAAGAGACCAGCACTCTCGTGTTCCTGAAATAGAGGGATATTGTAATTCCTTTGTTTGCTTTTTACGATATTTTTCTGTCTGAAAATTAGACCGAAACTGGATAAAGTTAAGGTATAATTTATCAGACAGAGTGGTCTCTGTGTGGCACGTTTCTTACCGTCCGATTCACTGCTATTTTTGTCATCACGCTTATTTGCCGTTGATTTTCTGTGTGAATTACAACAAATAGATTCGATCTTAAAGTATGTTTTTCGCGTGATGTTTTCGGACAAAGTGAATCATATTTAATTTTGTGCATACCATTTAATTCAGaaagttaaattattattattatttatttaatggaaATGGTTAGAGacaatttacttttataaaaatacaaaattgccAAATGATAAACCAAATAATGGTGAATCGTCtgattgtaaaataaaatgagataatttataaataatagtaaaatgatttcaattgagatattttataaaattttaggaaaaaattaaaaaaaaagttaaataaaaatattataaaattattgtttgaatattatttttttagatttaaaaaaattaaattattttttatgttttatttaaaagtttaaaaaaattataataattaaataatgattatataaaaaagttaaaattttaaaattaaaaaatatttatatttataatatttaaatatcgaAATAAGATGATATTATATCAGATGAGAGGTTGTTACCATCCAAATTAAGCCTAATTAGATAAGAGTTATGAGGAGGCCAAGACTCATCTCGTCTGGATATTCAAGAGctctcattaatttattttttattttttacatttttctattttcttcggTTTCGTCGTATTGGTCCCAACATATAATAAAGAACGCTAGGGAATTATAACAATTTTGTAACACCAAAGCAACACGTTTAATGTGATAGACGTCAcgctaattaatttttatttttatgatagaAATAAATTGTATTGTACATaccttaacatttttttaaaatatttcaagtaGTCAAATTTGGAGTATATATACAATTCTAAAGAAGCTCCACCCACAATTGACCAAATATAAATAAGACGTTATCAAGGATGTTTGGCTCCACCCATGCAATATCCCCTAAACAAGTGGGTACCAAAATTTAGAATTATTTTGTTGCTTTAGGActtatttattgaaagaaaatctataaaaatgttaagatataaattaaataattttatattgctAGTATTTAAggtatgtttggatgttgagttcatcttaatatatttcaaattgATTATTGAATAGatctattacttttttaaatttatataaaatgttaaaatatatgatcaataaaattcacttaaatattttaatttattactatttacatattaattcaaatcatttgataTCGTACTGAAATGCAATAGCTGTATTTGGTTGTTGAAtcaaactcaactcatctcaaaataatatttgatgaaatccacaatttattcattttcttataaaaagaaattaaacatatctcaacttattttatactttttaacctaaaaagttaaacacattttaacaaaaaaaagttaaatctattttaatgGAATCCACAAAATGCTGTTATTTACAAGTCAACTCAATAATTCAGAACTTATTTAGATAATAAGATGTGATGACtttagttgaaagttgaataaaatattattataatattattttttaatattattttattttaatattaataatattaaaatatttattatattttatataaaaattttaaaaaatcataataataaaataaaataatttctcaaTCCAAAGGCTCTCGATGATCTGTTGCCTCTTTCGATAAAGGCAGACAACAACAGGTTTATGCTCGGGTTGGGATATTTCAAGGTGTAGAACTTGCATGAGAACgaacccaacaaaaaaaaaacaaaaaacaaagagacagaataaaataaatggatGGCACACGTTGCAGCGCCTATCGTGCTCGTGTccaagaacaaaacaaaacaaaaataaaaatcatctgGTTTAGATTTAAAGACGCAGAATCTCCAGAGTTCTCCGTTGAATTAATGGTGATCAGCAGTGGAGACGTCGATTATACGTAGTTCGATCATTTCAGGTTGCTTTGGACATCTTTTTCTTTGTGATTAAACTCGGTGATCAGCACACGCCGCAACTTCGACATTTTCGGTGGCCTCATTCATTGTTAATAATATCATGGATACACTCCTCAAAATTAGATCAAATTTTAGCCACACTCTCACTTGTCCCGCACGTGTTCAGATCTGCTTTCTCTGGTTGTCGATGATACCTGCAATACGAGACGTTGGATTTATGTTGCAGTCGGAAAATATCTCATGATATTAAGGATTGGTTTGCTTCCAGacataagataaattttaaataaaagataaaaaataaataaattattattattattttaatatttaaaacggttaaattatttattatattttatgtgaaaatttaaaaatattataataataaaatgagatgagatcaaCCGTTTTCTAAATCCAAATGAGACTTAAATTCATAAAGTTTTTAGATatgattaaatttataaattgatatgactatgtattagatttattttataataaattaaatcaaaataacaacattttacgaatttacatttatataatctatttatagttaAACTATTTatcatttgtatattttttttttgccaaaacaaaataaaaatggtcaaaaaaagaaaataagtgtGGTGAAAAAATCTCCAAAATGGTAGATAATACAAAGTTGATATATTGAATTGATGAAAGAAGGTTGATATTTCCTTCAAAATCATTCACATATGATCAACTTTATATTACTATCTCTTCTCACTTAAAGGTCTAGATTTCTTTTTCAGTAAATTATATGTAATTCATAAATTCTTAAAAGACTCTAttttccttccttctttctttatttatatgAGTGATTTTCCTTATAAGagcattattttataatcattcatgtaattcgattttattttattttttttgtattttttattttttaaaaaaacgttGCATCGAATGTATGGTCGGTGGACAATCAAAAGTCAAGTAACGTATGCAGTAGtctcaataattatttaaaaaagccATGTCTCACCTactacttatataaaaataaataaataaatcaactaCTACATTCCTTACGCAACACATCATGACCATGTCCCAAATTCAATggaatttctattttatattaattattagaaaaatgttagtatgttatattagtttgtttttttattttgattgtttatatatttaaatttttttaattttttttctttatttaattattaaagaagtgatttttagtatattaatataattttttattttttaaaaaatattgaaatatgttaaaaaatgtaaaatataaaacaagaaaaaaataaaaagtgaaattTGTACTAGTGGACACGCCCCATTGAGCGGCACACTAACATCAccctattaattattaaaaaaatttagagttTGGacatatgataattaaattcTATTATATCAAGTCATGTTTATAGAAAGTAGTATcgcataaaataattttaataatataacattttttatagaataaaaatactaaataatccatactttaaaaaatatttaataattctcCTATCTTTAGTGTCTCGCGCATACAACATGGGTCCAATCGAAAGGTATTTTAGACTAATTATGAGTGGAGAATACTTGCACAAGAAGGACATGTCTTCACGAGTAATGGCAACATTTACGAACAACCCCTTTTAATATTGGCCATCTTAAAAAGATATTTCAACTAACAATATTGCCACCGCTCGTCTAtttatttacttcttttttctCACACCAAGAAGGGAAGAGCTCCGAGTCCGAGCTAATCAATAGCCTCGAACAACCACGTTTATTTAATCAGAAATATTTTTCacttcaaatttcttgaaaattccgtagaattgattgtttttttaatagataGTTCATGGAAAAACCTACCATTTACGTGAAAACTTGTTTTATTAGAGAAGTTATACCGTTTTTGCATATGTATTTCTAGTTCTAGTGTAGCCCAACATCGATCTAGTGTACTACTTTGATGCAACCGAGAAAGAACATAACATGTAATGTTCCAATAAAAAGTCCAAATTATATGATCTatactttaaaaaaactaattaataatataattggagcaccattaaaatcttataaagagctagaattttttaatctcaaacaaTGTGAGATCACATATATTACCTACCGCTATCTTTATCATATGAGATATCACATAACACATGCATTTGACCCCATGTGCCTTTGTATAAACTACCATCATCTTCacgttttcttaaaaaaatataaaaaatgttgtCATAGTGGCTTAACAAATGTGCGTTCTCctccataaaaaattttataaatatacatgtatgtatgtatgtatattgaaTCATTGATCAAAAGTCTAATGTCCAAATCCTCTCAATTATCTCCTTTGATCTTTTAGCCAATAATGCATTGCCGGGACTGCAAACTATTTAGTCGAATATAAAACAAACCTTATTCAATTGGTAGAGAGTTGGAGATGAGTCATTCGAGGATAGAGGTTGAAACTTGAAACGTAGGCATCCAGATTGCGCATACAAATCTTTAGTTTTATTAGAAAATCTTTTACTCATATTGTAAAGACAACGACACATTTGCAAGTTAGTTTGAATCGGTCGCACAATTGACAATCTCGTCATACTGTAGCGTATAAGCCGTACATTCTGTACGACAGATGCAGATCATAAGGAAAGGGATTGCTTTCCTTTCATTTGCTGCATGTCACttcttttcttctgttttgggtGTGGAAGATAATGTAAATTAGTCCATGAGGTTTGCTTTGGGAATTGGTCTCATAAGATGCATATTTTATTAGCCTATTCTTCGTTCAAACTTTGCTGACAAACTGTGATGAAGAGGGCGTAACTGGAACctttatttgataaatttttaagaATGAGAAATTATATACAACAGCTGGTCCAGTTTTTCTATGCTGCACACGGTCACGTCACGGTTTGCAGCCCCAACCCTCTCTGCCCGTGCTCCTCTCtctatgataaaaataaataaactcctCACCCAACTTGAATCTCCAGAAGATAGGGATAAGAATGACAGAAAGAGCTCGAGAAGAGAGAAAACTcaatgagagagagatcatAGGAAAATGAGATTACGAAGAAATGAGATTATGGAAAAATGAGGAGAcgaagagaaaataaagaaaaaaattaatagtgtTGCGTGGAGTAGGGTTGATAATATGTGATATAACTTATGAACTTAATATGAACACGACACAAAATTAGTAATTTTAGATTTAGTATTAATGAGTTCGAGTTGATCCATTAAGATACGATTTATAGACGAATCAATAACAAGTCGACCAACTTAACACGAAAAGATCAACCTGTTTTaacctatttaaaatttatttcaaaattataattttattattattaaattgtaatattggtatttctcaatatgtttatgtttttattattttgattgtaattttagacctaTGCTCATTATTAACGCCAAAAATGGTGCAACGAACTAGAAGGATGTCAGTGAACAGtatataaatgcaaaaaaagtaaatataaataGACACGCATATTTACGTGATTTAGCATTGGGCCTACGTTCAAGGGGGCTTGGGGAGAGTAGAATCCACTATAATAAACTTGTTTTATAGTCTCTCATCTTCACTATAAAATAGAGCTCATATGTCTCTCTTTCAGGTCCGGCTTCTATTGCTCAAACCCATGTCTTAAGGTTAAAAAAGCTTCCCTCCCAAAGCCTGGCCAAAAGTCCATTGAAGTCGTAAGTCTCTCCCCCTTTATCAGCTACCATTTCTCGCTTTATGTCACATCACCCCTCATTTACGTCTCTTTTCCTCCTGACACCACATTTTGCCTTCCCTTACTTCTCCGTTCCATTTCCCTCTCTTTTCCTTTGTCCTCTAGTAATGACCCTTTGATGGACTAGGCCTTAAGAACCATTTTGGGCCCTGTGATATTTTACCCCCTAACACTCGtatatgttattttatgatttgtaatattggttttattatatgttaaaattttaaaaatatcgatatttatatatatattgagatattgtagttattgataaatataaatttcaacTTTGaagtgaaattatattaatcaggtcaaatgaTTTATGCGTTTTATTTCAAtctatttatatgaaaaaaatggattTAAATGAGTCGTGTTGTattaacatatttataattaattattaaacagatTAAAATGAGTGACACAACATGACCTATTATCTACGTGAGTTggattaaaatttgaaagtttggtATATTTAGCTTAACAGATTGAGTTCGAGTTGACCTATATAATCATATGTTCATAACTTGAAACAACATGAACATAATTTAAAAACACGATTTGCCACCTCTAGTGTAAAGGCTTCTAGCAATCCTCGAGAAGTCCACAAACTTTGTCCCTTACTGATTAACCGAATTCCTCCAAATAGAGACccgaaagaaaaacaaaaagacttttttttttttgggcgaaaaaagatttttcattatAGATGGTGGGTAATTGATCATTGGGCCCTAATTTTAAGCAGGTGGCGAACTGCTTAAAGGATAAAATGCCCAACTGAGAATCCTCTCTCTCAGATAAGGAAAATCTAACATCTGCAACTATGGCCCCATTTGGAAGTTTGACTCTCAGTTCCGTCTAAATTTAATATGAGTCTAATATTTAAACACTCAacttttaaatcattaaatttatctcaacttatatttacatatgagatccacaatttttttcaactcaacacctctttacaCGCCAGACctataatcttttttaactttttataaataagtcTAAACTCatctaacatccaaacatatctaaactcattttaggtaGACCCCCACAAAATTCACTTcacaatctcaactcattattattcataaagaactaaactcatcttaactcatctcaacattcaaatgaAGTCTTAATAGGCTCTATCCCGATCGTCTTTGATCTGTTTCGATCGTGGCCTTTATGCCCAACCGTCCTCCATTAGATAGCAAACCCATGCACCAAGCAAATTCACCTTCTCTCTTCAAATTCCAAACCATCGGCACCACCCAGGCGAACTTCATGTGCATCACTAGAAGCTCTACTGTCGGCTAGGAAGCTTCTTGAGTTGGAGTTGAGCTGCTGCAATTGGTGAGGGCAgtgttgaaaaataaagagGGTGCTGGTTGGAGTCTATTGACTGGGTGTACGATGGTGCATCCGGTGGCAAATGTGAACAATTTGCTGCTGCTCTTCTCAATGGAGCAGTAGCCAAGGCTAGAGGCCTTCGTGCTCATACCTACTACCAGTATCATTAATCTACAGAGAAGTTACCATGCTTCTAAACACACGGTCAATCCTAAGGCAAGAACTGACCATATGGCGTACAAATTAAAAAGGGCAGCGGCCCATCACATTGCTTCCAAGTTCCAGCATATAAACTTAGGACAAACTTAAAAAATCTGTAACCATATGGATgttcataaaacaaaaaaatccaaatgcTAGAAAGGAGATCAAAGCAGAGTCATCATTTATCATTGACTCATCATTGTGTTTACATAAGGCTTTACTGCTTTCTCAAACAGAAAAACGAATTCAGGGTACTC from Carya illinoinensis cultivar Pawnee chromosome 6, C.illinoinensisPawnee_v1, whole genome shotgun sequence includes:
- the LOC122313176 gene encoding F-box/kelch-repeat protein At1g67480 — protein: MPEFMSGKKRFTESNMCMSKSVKQNIPARSENNPLFSSQVVTDLDSPILPGLPDDVAKYCLGLVPRSNFPAMGGVSKRWRSFIQSKEFIIVRKLAGVLEEWLYLLTMDSEGKESHWEVLDCLGHKHRLLPPMPGPVKASFGVVVFNGKLLVMAGFSMIDETASASSDVYQYDSCLNSWSKLSKMNVARYDFACAEVNGMVYVVGGCGIDGESLSSVEVYNPDTNKWTLIESLRRPRWGCFACGFEGKLYVMGGRSNFTIGNSKFVDVYNPERHTWCEMKNGCVMVTAHAVLEKKLFCMEWKNQRKLAIFTPEDNSWKMVPVPLTGSSCIGFRFGILDGKLLLFSVQEEPGYRTLLYDPNAAPGSEWQTTDIKPSGLCFCSVTIKA